One Archangium violaceum genomic window, GGGCGCGCCGCTGCGCATCCTCGCGGGGGGCGCATTGCTGTGGCTCGCGGTGGGCCTCCTCTGTGAGCGGCTGCTCGCGGGCTTCCTCTCCGTGGAGGGCGGGCTGTTCCGGCTCGGAGAGGTGGCTCGGTGAGTGAGAAGACGGAACAACCTTCCTCGAAGCGCCTGCGCGAGGCGCGCCGCAAGGGACAGATTCCGCGCAGCCGCCTGTTGTCTTCCAGCGTGGTGACGCTCGGGGGGCTGTTGGGACTCACCTTGTTGGCGCCCGAGGGCTTCGCGCGGCTGAAGGATTGGACGGCCCGGCTGATGCTGCACCAGGAGCCCACGGGCGCGCTGCGGGAGGCGGGGTGGATGATGGCCCTCCTGGTGGGACCAGCGCTCGGTGGCGCGTTGCTGGCGTCCCTCGCGGTGTCCGTGGGCACGGTGGGTTTCGAGCTGAACGCGGAACACGTGATGCCGAAGCTCGATCGCATCAGCCCGGCGGCGGGCCTGAAGAAGCTCTTCAGCGTGAGGCCGCTCATCGAGATGGGAAAGGCGCTGCTCGTGGCCGCGGTGATGGTGTGGCTCGTCTGGAGCGCCGCCGTGGAGGCGGGTCCGGATGTGCTCCGTGCGGCCTGGCTGGAGGGAACGCTGGGCCTGGAGCACATCGTGGGCCGGCTCGGCCCGCTCGCCCTCCGGCTCGCGTGCGTCCTCGTGGCGTTGGGGGTGGGGGACT contains:
- a CDS encoding EscU/YscU/HrcU family type III secretion system export apparatus switch protein; translated protein: MSEKTEQPSSKRLREARRKGQIPRSRLLSSSVVTLGGLLGLTLLAPEGFARLKDWTARLMLHQEPTGALREAGWMMALLVGPALGGALLASLAVSVGTVGFELNAEHVMPKLDRISPAAGLKKLFSVRPLIEMGKALLVAAVMVWLVWSAAVEAGPDVLRAAWLEGTLGLEHIVGRLGPLALRLACVLVALGVGDYALARRRHVKDLMMTREEVKREHKESEGDPHHKGQRKALHRQLAAGGPARGVQKASVVVVNPTHIAVALRYATEECGAPYLVAKGREADALALRREAERLGVPVVRDVPLARGLIHYDVGEEIPEELYQAAAAVLRAAQESQDVDARPRRQMS